A genomic stretch from Desulfolutivibrio sulfodismutans DSM 3696 includes:
- a CDS encoding tetratricopeptide repeat protein has translation MLSFSTILDKAPRVPQSRMVHSGITVWAVWSGQLDPAFGQMFQDYGGFLVAEDNFQSVWGFFGEEALNALARMQIWGRVNKLSMSLVVMPASILIGPRLELTVGATVDATRQKIAPAEEIEIWIHPNLKAMITATPGLSTIPAPAPTGLMKVAWELLDPAPGLSYDSGLGWYFITKPLGDPLDKNTSEGWRTIYGKLQKLLERMGIKYVAHEGFILYPLEGLRQFKTWCREILVMIASLRDNDEEEHKYWPSVMAAVPKKGFSFAKDLPRKINLNWDKLTPDFPHMSYRSAFLLGRDFKINDARYASRGNSVEDWCNVRLAAEGDAAQTGTVPIDYPAQLVSGDRPICFYCGLTNHDPAHCPSKGLGEWNPGIWNTLAQVDITDINEQFKALDTALAGDTGSMAASLLAASDTKALLFKAAFEVNFASQLRMMEAVWRSKGKDLPGGLSQLAPREGDFLWQALDNLRAGNVEETEKFVSQALTRYTRGYHPRAVQGFLAMESGDWVKTAYYWQEAVRLSYTALQRACFLFLQARAMEVQGDFQKAIGLYKLAAKETPRWVEPEYRQGVCMVKMGFTDQGMSLFAGLMAADAAIFNKVLVDPELERGRIHVLAALWRPWNEAGLAAAEALEGLEAMSGTLAIHFPPEDAYLKETTARIQALAKLGTIKNYVAYKDVVTEVRTLREAIAAKLDSEIKNIQARRQAQFEELKSIQREAAWFPFPKLLKDFNRDFNFCAAKLNWMRTTTLNLPENFRKSQEALPFVDERIKTLRSRLVSLRIVRDSTFFTMLLGRNFMWMEIAGLAMALLLVPLFVYGLNQFGQGAMADMVERQKWQLQKGLVIVLSIMAMGLAAIKTAITFDSKKRKLFQLADEGKLPAAKKKKGKAKKSAKPATTGKDAGKKAVPAASAKTALPPGKAAPAAAKPGAKKK, from the coding sequence CGCCCCGCGTCCCCCAGTCCCGCATGGTCCATTCCGGGATCACGGTGTGGGCCGTATGGTCCGGCCAGCTTGACCCGGCTTTCGGGCAGATGTTCCAGGATTACGGGGGTTTTCTCGTCGCCGAGGACAATTTCCAATCCGTCTGGGGCTTTTTCGGCGAGGAGGCCTTAAACGCCCTGGCCCGGATGCAGATATGGGGCCGGGTGAACAAGCTGTCCATGAGCCTGGTGGTCATGCCCGCGTCCATCCTCATCGGCCCCAGGCTCGAACTGACCGTGGGGGCCACGGTGGACGCCACACGGCAAAAGATCGCTCCGGCCGAAGAAATCGAGATTTGGATCCATCCCAACCTCAAGGCCATGATCACCGCCACTCCGGGGCTTTCGACCATCCCGGCCCCCGCCCCGACAGGGCTCATGAAGGTGGCCTGGGAACTGCTCGACCCCGCCCCGGGACTATCCTACGACTCGGGGCTGGGATGGTATTTCATCACCAAGCCTCTGGGCGACCCCCTGGACAAGAACACCTCCGAGGGCTGGCGCACCATCTACGGCAAGCTGCAAAAGCTGCTGGAACGCATGGGCATCAAGTATGTGGCCCATGAGGGGTTCATTCTCTACCCCCTGGAAGGTCTGCGCCAGTTTAAAACCTGGTGCCGCGAAATCCTGGTCATGATCGCGAGCCTGCGGGACAATGACGAGGAAGAGCACAAATATTGGCCAAGCGTCATGGCCGCCGTCCCCAAGAAAGGCTTCTCCTTCGCCAAGGATCTGCCGCGCAAAATCAATCTCAACTGGGACAAGCTCACCCCCGATTTCCCGCACATGAGCTACCGTTCCGCCTTTCTGCTCGGCCGCGACTTCAAGATCAACGACGCCAGATACGCCTCGCGCGGCAACTCCGTGGAAGACTGGTGCAACGTCCGACTGGCGGCCGAGGGCGACGCCGCCCAAACCGGCACGGTGCCCATCGACTACCCGGCCCAACTGGTCTCCGGCGACCGGCCCATCTGCTTTTATTGCGGCCTGACCAACCACGACCCGGCCCATTGTCCGTCCAAGGGACTCGGGGAATGGAACCCCGGGATATGGAACACCCTCGCCCAGGTGGACATCACGGATATCAACGAGCAATTCAAGGCCCTGGATACCGCCCTGGCGGGCGATACGGGGAGCATGGCCGCCTCGCTTCTGGCCGCCTCGGACACCAAGGCGCTTTTATTCAAGGCCGCCTTTGAGGTGAACTTCGCCTCCCAGTTGCGCATGATGGAGGCCGTGTGGCGCAGCAAGGGCAAGGATCTCCCGGGCGGGCTTTCCCAGCTCGCGCCTCGGGAGGGGGACTTTTTGTGGCAGGCCCTGGATAACCTGCGGGCCGGAAACGTCGAGGAGACGGAAAAATTCGTCTCACAGGCCCTGACCCGCTACACCCGGGGCTACCACCCCCGGGCCGTGCAGGGCTTTTTGGCCATGGAATCCGGGGATTGGGTCAAGACGGCCTATTACTGGCAGGAGGCGGTGCGGCTCTCCTACACGGCGCTGCAGCGCGCCTGCTTCCTTTTTCTCCAGGCCCGGGCCATGGAAGTGCAGGGGGATTTTCAGAAGGCCATCGGGCTGTACAAGCTGGCGGCCAAGGAGACGCCGCGCTGGGTTGAGCCGGAATACCGGCAGGGCGTCTGCATGGTGAAGATGGGCTTTACGGATCAGGGCATGTCCCTGTTCGCCGGGCTTATGGCCGCCGACGCCGCCATATTCAACAAGGTTCTGGTTGATCCGGAGTTGGAGAGGGGCCGCATTCATGTCCTGGCCGCCCTGTGGAGGCCCTGGAACGAGGCCGGTCTGGCGGCGGCCGAGGCTCTGGAGGGCCTTGAAGCCATGTCCGGCACCCTGGCCATCCACTTCCCTCCCGAAGACGCCTACCTCAAGGAGACGACCGCCCGCATCCAGGCCCTGGCCAAGCTCGGGACCATCAAGAATTATGTGGCGTATAAGGATGTGGTGACCGAGGTACGTACCCTGCGCGAGGCCATCGCGGCCAAGCTGGACAGCGAGATCAAAAACATCCAGGCAAGGCGTCAGGCCCAATTCGAGGAACTCAAGTCCATCCAGCGGGAAGCGGCCTGGTTTCCCTTCCCCAAGTTGCTCAAGGACTTCAATCGCGATTTCAATTTTTGCGCGGCCAAACTCAACTGGATGCGCACCACAACGCTCAACCTCCCTGAAAATTTTCGCAAAAGCCAGGAAGCCCTGCCTTTCGTGGACGAGCGCATCAAAACCCTGCGCTCCCGGCTGGTGAGTCTGCGCATTGTGCGCGATTCCACGTTTTTCACCATGCTGCTCGGGCGCAATTTCATGTGGATGGAGATCGCCGGATTGGCCATGGCCCTGCTGTTGGTGCCGCTTTTTGTCTACGGTTTGAACCAGTTCGGGCAGGGGGCCATGGCGGACATGGTGGAACGCCAGAAATGGCAGTTGCAGAAAGGGCTGGTCATAGTCCTAAGCATCATGGCCATGGGCCTGGCAGCCATCAAGACCGCCATCACCTTTGACAGCAAAAAAAGAAAGCTTTTCCAACTGGCCGACGAAGGCAAGCTGCCTGCAGCCAAGAAGAAGAAAGGCAAGGCGAAAAAATCCGCAAAACCAGCCACGACGGGCAAGGATGCCGGGAAAAAAGCAGTCCCCGCCGCCTCGGCCAAGACCGCCCTTCCGCCCGGCAAGGCCGCGCCAGCCGCCGCAAAGCCAGGGGCCAAAAAGAAATAA